TTCGGAATAACTTCGCTTTGTGGAGAAACCACTGCTCCCAGCTGACTTCCTTTCGGCCTTGAATGGAAATAGCCATCACTCAGGTTTTCTGCAACTTTTTCCAAATTAGCTTTGATAATAATCTGTCTTTCCAGATTGGGCCAAAAGAAATGAAGACATGCCTTATGGCTATTCTCGATCGCTTTTCCCTTTCTGCTGTTATAGTTGGTATAGAAAATAAACCCCTCATGAGTATAGGCCTTCAACAGAACCATTCTTGTTCTCGGACAGCCATCTTCTTCTACTGTGGAAACCGCCATGGCATTGGCTTCAGAGATCACAGAGCTTTCACTGGCTTCCAAAAACCAGTCTCTAAACTGCTCAATTGGATTTTGTTTTATCTCACTTTCAATAAGTTGGGATTTCTCGTACACTTTTCTTTTGTCGTGCAGGTTTTCCATAAATATTTTTTATTAAATTTGAGTATGAATCACTCATACAAAGGTAAAATATTAATCTCGACACCTGACATTTCCGGCGATCTTTTTTCAAGATCAGTGGTATTGGTTATTGAACATAATGAAAGCGGTGCATTTGGTTTGATATTGAATAAGAAGAACAGCCAAATGAGTAGTAAGTTCAAGGAATTCTTCGATTTCAAAATTGAAGTATATGATGGTGGTCCCGTAGAAAACGAAAAAGTATTCTTCATTGTAAAAGGTGAAAGGATCACTGAAATTTACACTGAAATTAATGATGAATATTATCTTACAGAAGATATTGAACGTATTATAAATGCTGTATTGGGTAATGTACTGGATATTCAGAATATAAAAATATTCTCAGGATATTCCGGATGGTCTCCCAACCAGCTGGATAGTGAGGTTCAAAGAAAGATGTGGACTGTAGTAGATGTTTATAATCTGGATTACACTCTTCCAAACGATCAGACATTATGGAAATCCATTATGCAAAACCTTGGTGGTGAATTCCTGCTTTGGGCCAATTCGCCTGAAGACATTTCTCTGAATTAATAGTAACTTTTTCAGTTTCAGGACACAATTAACAAATTTTAAGATTCTGTTAACCAATTTTAAAGAAACTTTTTCCGTTCTTTGAAAAACCAAAATCATAGAAATGAAAGGTAGTACATTACTTGCTTTATCAATCTTTTCGACTACATTTTTATCATTTGCACCTATTAATAAGAAATATATTGTTGTAGATGCCGGCCACGGAGGAAATGACTTAGGAGCGGTGTATGGTA
This genomic interval from Chryseobacterium joostei contains the following:
- the pdxH gene encoding pyridoxamine 5'-phosphate oxidase, which gives rise to MENLHDKRKVYEKSQLIESEIKQNPIEQFRDWFLEASESSVISEANAMAVSTVEEDGCPRTRMVLLKAYTHEGFIFYTNYNSRKGKAIENSHKACLHFFWPNLERQIIIKANLEKVAENLSDGYFHSRPKGSQLGAVVSPQSEVIPNREFLEEKLKDLEKEYENIEVPRPSNWGGYLARPYEIEFWQGRPNRLHDRIIYELDDLDWKISRLAP
- a CDS encoding YqgE/AlgH family protein, which produces MNHSYKGKILISTPDISGDLFSRSVVLVIEHNESGAFGLILNKKNSQMSSKFKEFFDFKIEVYDGGPVENEKVFFIVKGERITEIYTEINDEYYLTEDIERIINAVLGNVLDIQNIKIFSGYSGWSPNQLDSEVQRKMWTVVDVYNLDYTLPNDQTLWKSIMQNLGGEFLLWANSPEDISLN